Proteins from one Impatiens glandulifera chromosome 2, dImpGla2.1, whole genome shotgun sequence genomic window:
- the LOC124926030 gene encoding myosin-2-like codes for MFLSARWRNEKNKIKVVFKLQFHATPQVGIMGLDPLTLSGIPEDVGKPTMTLEKGLVRDGSCYWENPIYETVKFTQDQKTGKINEKIYRFVISKGSSKAGVIGEFSIDFAKYAMASTKVSSLSLPLRSTKSGTVLHVKIQRVLESDTLRDVNDSDEHARVRFNRKSLKTQFNMDEAENNIKAKLIEDKTIEQVDILSSGVNSSLDTHREYQVKIDNVIQEERQVSQWEWLRGSSAPETSTDDSSNSPREIVSVETSQETIIEKLKVELADLSRQASIYELELQSLRKQVIKECKKGQDISKEMDLLKEERDELKKELTQYKSFRERLDQLKARDRLNFVEGDPWNMLGQLREELQYERNLNTNLKLQLQKTQDSNSELILAVQELEDSLQHTNHSSENLTVVTVKDLKENESSSVMNIDDDDEEQRALEKLVMKDQVDCNEDTELQIFRKDKDELEMQIEQLELDYEILKQENHDLSYKLEQNELQEQLKVQYECSSYSVVTELETELKKQSEQLSNYLAITTKHEIHIQNLEEEIEKRAKIFEADLEIISLSKIEQEKRAIKAEEALRKMKMQNASTAERLQEEFKRLSRQMTFTFDENEKLTVKALAEASELRVQKTHLEEILWNARDDYEEKMDELRRVAERLEREKKSLIEEIRHKGDNFDALLAKCSISVDELEKEKLQKQIVQLKSQSASLIGIPKEIDNLKQKMKLFQEQIKLKEIAIETSVNLFLGKEKDLLYKIEELERQLEEELKQTGITICAHQLQKVYVDTMCATEEGESQKSNQSIRRSRKLKENEKNMAIEEELKEMQGRYYEISVRLAEVEGERQKLMMTVRSLKNLNKKT; via the exons ATGTTCCTGTCGGCGAGATGGAGGAACGAGAAGAATAAGATCAAAGTGGTCTTTAAGTTGCAGTTCCATGCCACTCCTCAG GTGGGAATAATGGGATTGGATCCATTAACATTATCTGGCATTCCTGAGGATGTTGGGAAACCGACAATGACGTTAGAGAAAGGGTTGGTTCGAGATGGGAGCTGTTACTGGGAGAATCCTATTTATGAAACTGTGAAATTCACACAGGACCAAAAAACAGGGAAGATTAATGAGAAGATCTACAGATTCGTCATATCAAAG GGTTCATCAAAAGCCGGTGTCATTGGAGAATTTTCTATTGATTTTGCAAAATATGCCATGGCTTCTACCAAAGTTTCCTCTTTGTCTCTCCCACTTAGGAGTACAAAATCTGGAACTGTTTTGCAT GTTAAAATTCAAAGAGTTCTAGAAAGTGATACATTAAG AGATGTCAATGACTCTGATGAACATGCTAGAGTTAGGTTCAATAGAAAAAGCTTGAAGACACAATTTaacatggatgaagccgaaaACAACATCAAGGCTAAACTTATTGAA GACAAGACTATTGAACAGGTAGATATCTTAAGTTCTGGAGTTAACTCTTCTCTGGATACCCATAGAGAATACCAAGTTAAGATTGACAATGTTATCCAAGAAGAACGCCAAGTATCACAATGGGAATGGCTAAGAGGAAGTTCGGCTCCTGAAACAAGCACAGACGATTCTTCTAACAGCCCAAGAGAAATCGTATCAGTAGAAACATCTCAAGAAACCAtaattgagaagctcaaagtCGAGCTAGCTGACTTATCTAGACAGGCTTCCATTTATGAATTGGAGCTTCAGTCTCTCAGAAAACAAGTAATAAAGGAATGTAAAAAGGGACAGGATATCTCCAAAGAGATGGACTTGTTGAAAGAGGAAAGAGATGAGCTCAAGAAAGAACTGACTCAATATAAGTCCTTCAGAGAGCGGTTGGACCAATTGAAAGCTAGAGATAGGTTGAATTTTGTTGAAGGTGATCCGTGGAATATGCTAGGCCAACTCCGCGAAGAACTACAATATGAAAGGAATCTTAATACAAACCTTAAATTGCAACTACAAAAGACGCAAGATTCGAACTCCGAGCTGATCCTAGCCGTCCAAGAACTTGAAGATTCTTTACAGCATACGAATCATTCTAGTGAAAATTTGACCGTTGTAACTGTgaaagatttgaaagaaaacgaATCCAGTTCTGTAATGAATATCGACGACGACGATGAAGAGCAACGGGCATTGGAAAAGCTTGTAATGAAGGATCAAGTGGATTGTAATGAAGATACGGAACTGCAAATCTTTAGGAAGGATAAAGATGAACTAGAGATGCAGATAGAGCAACTTGAGCTTGATTATGAGATATTAAAACAGGAAAACCATGACTTGTCATATAAGCTTGAGCAGAATGAGCTGCAAGAACAGCTAAAGGTCCAATACGAGTGTTCTTCTTATTCGGTTGTAACTGAACTCGAAACCGAGCTGAAGAAGCAATCCGAACAGTTATCCAATTATCTGGCCATTACAACCAAACATGAGAttcacattcaaaatttggagGAAGAAATAGAAAAGAGAGCGAAAATATTTGAGGCTGACTTAGAAATTATTTCTCTATCAAAAATTGAACAGGAGAAGAGAGCCATTAAAGCCGAAGAAGCCTTGAGAAAGATGAAGATGCAAAATGCCAGTACAGCTGAGAGACTTCAGGAGGAGTTTAAAAGACTTTCAAGACAAATGACTTTCACTTTTGACGAGAATGAGAAGCTGACTGTTAAAGCCCTGGCTGAAGCCAGTGAACTCCGTGTACAGAAAACTCATCTCGAAGAAATTCTGTGGAATGCTAGAGATGACTATGAAGAGAAAATGGACGAACTGAGAAGGGTGGCCGAAAGGCtcgagagagaaaaaaaatctctcATTGAAGAAATTAGACATAAGGGAGACAATTTTGATGCTTTATTGGCAAAATGTTCTATATCTGTGGATGAGTTAGAAAAAGAGAAACTGCAGAAGCAGATAGTTCAACTCAAAAGTCAATCTGCTTCTCTTATTGGGATTCCTAAAGAGATAGACAATCTAAAGCAAAAAATGAAGTTATTCCAG GAACAAATAAAGCTTAAGGAGATAGCCATTGAAACCTCTGTAAATTTGTTTTTGGGGAAAGAGAAAGATCTCCTGTACAAAATTGAAGAGTTGGAAAGACAATTAGAAGAGGAGCTCAAACAAACTGGCATAACTATATGTGCTCATCAACTCCAGAAG GTATATGTAGATACGATGTGTGCAACCGAAGAAGGAGAATCACAAAAAAGTAATCAATCGATAAGAAGGTCCAGAAAGCTGAAAGAGAATGAAAAGAATATGgcaattgaagaagagttgaagGAAATGCAAGGGAGATACTATGAAATAAGTGTGAGGCTTGCAGAGGTTGAAGGGGAGAGACAGAAGCTCATGATGACTGTACGCAGCCTCAAGAACTTAAACAAGAAGACATAG